GCCCACGGACGGCGCCGCGTGAGCCGGGCCGTCAACTCCGGCGCCGATTCGACGCGCCATCCGGAGCCCAGCCCATCGGAGAGAGCGCGCGCGACGATCGGGCCGGCCTGCAGCCCGCGCCACAGCACGACGGCGAGCCCAGCGAGGGTCAGGACCGCCCCCGCCACCGCGATGAGGCCGACCGGATTACCGAGATCGCCCTGTGCCACAGCCAGTGTGGTGGCGGCAAGGACCCAGACTGCGGCCAGTACTGGCAACTCGTTGAGCTGAAATCCCAACCGCCAGCACAGTTGTCCTAGCGTCCAGGTGTGTGGCACGGGGACGAGCAACGTCGCCGTGAGGACTGCCGGAACCGCCACCGTAATCAGGTAACCGATCGGCACAGAAATCCCTCTCTCCAGGACACAAACATGCTAGGGCGCTGTGGCAGCGACGAGAAGCCAGGGATCCGTCCCGCTCGGGGCCTGGAGCGGTCAGATCCGGGCGAGGTGCTCGGCCAGGTCGCGGAGATAGGCGAGCCGGGCAGCCAGCGGCGTCCAGGACCAGTCGCCCCGACCCTCGAGCTGTGCGCGGGTCTTCCACGCCAGGGCGAGGACTTCATAGATGGTGGCATGCGGCTCACGTGGGTGGGTCCCATAGCCCTCGTAGAACGCTTCGGGCACGAGATGGGCCGGGCGGAGGTCGAGAGTCGCGAGGTCCCAGCGAGGATCGCCGGCTCGGGCGAACTCCCAGTCCAGTACGCCGGTGCAGCGCCACCCGTCTGCCCCCGGGGCGACCAGGATGTTCTGCGGCAGGGCATCGTTGTGGATCAAGCGGACCGGCGCGTCGGCCAATGCATCGCGGGCAAGGTCGGCGAACCGATCGATCCGCGCCGCAGAGATAGGGATGCCGTCGGCGACCCGGTCCCGGAGCCACACCAGATCGTCGGCCAGGTGTCCTGTCGACCAGGCGGCCCAGCCGCCGGCAAAGGACTTGATCCGATCGCCCACGATCTCACCAGCGGTCCCGAGCCCGATCTCGTGCACACCGCGCAGGACGTCCCCCACTGAACGCCAGGTCGACGCGAGTTCGTGTCTGGTCAGCGACCCAAGCGCCTGGTCGAGGCCGACGCCCTCCACGTAGGTGCTGAGTACGGCGACGTGCTCACCGGTGGCCGCCGCGAGAACCCGCGGCGCCGGGACGTCCCGTGCAGCAAGGAGCCCGCTGAGGTAGGCCTCCTTACGCACCGACGCCGCAGATCCATCCAGCCTCTGCCGCAGCACATACCGGTGATCGCCCAGCGTCAACGCCCAGACCCGGTTCGTCGACTCACCCAACGAGACCACGGCCTGCGGCCTCCCCGCCAAACCGGCCGCGGACAAAAGCGCACTGACAAGGTCCGGTGGCGGCGTCATCTCCATTTGGCTGTCATACGAGGCCCATCGCCGAGGCGAGGCGTACCAGGTCGGCCACCGGCACATCCTCGCCCTCGGCGAGCCAGGCGGCTGCCTCGGCCGGTGGGAGGATCAGTACGTCGGTGACCTGTTCGCCGCCGGGCGGACAGCTCGGCGGCCGGTCGACGGTCACGTCCGCGACGGCGTACAACCAGTAGGACACTGGGTGGGGCAGGTGCGGGCGATAGGGCTCCGGACGGCGGTGGTCACCGCGCCGGGCGCCGAGCCATCGCAGTGGGCCCTTCAGCGTCGCACCGGCTTCCTCGAGGAGCTCCCGCCGCGCCGTGTCCTCAACGCCCTCGCCGGGGTCACGGGTGCCACCAGGGAGGAACCGTCTTCCCTCGGCGCCGCAGACCACGATGCCGCCGGAGGTCCGGCAGATCAGGTGGATGTGGCTGACGAGCGTTTCGGGTGGTCGTTCCAGCGAGAACTGGATGTCGGTGTCGGCCCACGCCCAGTAGTCCGGCGCGAACAGCTGCGGGAACCTCGTCGCCCAGTCAGGCAATTGGGCCCGCTGCACGGACATCGAGCAATCGTCGAGCCACCGTCGACTCACCTACGCCGGGAGCGCCACTGAGGAGAATCACGCGCACAGGGAGACCATATCCACCGGGTGGGCAGGTCGGCTTATTCCGTTTCCCTCTCGAGCCGGGCCGCCTGCCTTTCGAGGTAGCGCTGCTCGGGCATGCTCATGGTCTTTTGGGCGGCCAAGCGGTACGCCGTCCGCGCCCCGGGGAGGTCGCCGGACATCTCGAGTAGATGTCCACGGACCGCGTCGATCCGGTGGGACAAGTCGACGCCCTCCTCCTGCTCGACGCCGGCAACGATGGCGAGGCCTGCGTATGGTCCGTCGACCATGGCGGCGGCGACCGCCATGTTGAGCCTGGTCATCGGGTTGGGCGACAGGTCATCGAGCACCCGGTAGAGCAGGAGGATCTGTGTCCAGTCGGTGTCCGCCGCCGACCGGGCCTCGCCGTGGATGGCGGCGATCGCGGCCTGCACCTGATATGGCCCGGCGGCGACCGTACCGAGCGTCGCGCTGATCAGTGCGATCCCTTCCTCGATGGCGGCGTGGTCCCAGGCTGCGCGATCCTGATCGGCGAGCGGAACCAGTGCACCAGAGGCATCGGTGCGAGCGCCACGCCGGGCGTCGGTGAGCAGCATGAGAGCCAGCAGACCGGTTACCTCACCGTCGTCGGGCAGCAGCCGGTGCAGGATTCTGGCGAGCCGGATGGCCTCGGAGGTTAGGTCGGCGCGATGCAGTACGGGTCCGGCGGTGCTGGTATGGCCTTCGGTGAAGACGAGGTAGAGCACGTGCAGCACCACTCGAAGACGATCTGGTCGCTCAGCCTCCGATGGCAGCCGGAACGAGACTCCGGTCGCCCTGATCCGACTTTTGGCGCGGCTGATGCGTTGTGCCATCGTCGACTCGGGAACCATGAATTCGCGCGCTATCTCGGCTGTCGTCAGCCCGCCGACGGCGCGCAGTGTCAGGGCCAGTTGCGAAGGTGGCGACAGCGCCGGATGACAACACATGAAGAGCAGGATGAGGGTGTCGTCGCCGTGTCCGGTCTCCTCAGACGGTTCTTCCGCGTGGGGGGAGCTGACCGCGAGGGCGGCCTCGTGCGTCTCCCGATTACGACGGGCCGACTCGGAGCGGAACGCGTCGTGCAGCCGCCGCTCAGCGACGGTGATCAGCCAGCCACGCGGATTCTCCGGCCAGCCGTCGGCCGGCCACTGCATCGATGCCGCGAGCAACGCCTCCTGGACGGCGTCCTCACAGGCCGCAAAGTCCGTGCTTCTGCCGGCGAGCGCGCCGAGAACCTGCGGCGTGAGATCGCGCAGCAGTTCTCCGAGTGGCTGGCGGTCGGTCACTGCGGGTCGGCACCCGGATTCATCAACGGCCGGACTTCGACAGCGCTGACCACTGATGGCGGCCACCGGCTCGCGATGTCGATGGCGCGCTGCTCGTCTTCCACGTCCAGCAACACGAAACCACCCATCTGCTCCTTCACCTCTGCGTAGGGACCGTCGGTCACCGCCGGGACACTCCCAGGAAACTTCACCGTCCTAGTCCTCGACGGGTCGGCGAGTGCTTCGACACCGACCAACTCACCCGATTCCTTGAGTTCAGCCAGCAACGTCTGCATCTGCTCGATGAGCTCGGGACTCATCGATTCCCGGATGTTCGGAGCGTCGTACAGCATCACCAGATATTTCATACCGTCCATTCCTCTCCGAGCAGGCACGAACCATGTCGGCTTCCGCGACTCACCTGTAGTCGTTCTCCCTGAGCTCGATCACGTATCCGCGCCGCTCCATGATCTTCGCGTCCCGCATGACGAAGACTTCACCCATCGCCATTCTCGCGAGCTCGCCGGTCGCTCGCCGGACTTCGACGGTCATCTCTGCCATCACCACGTCGTCCTCCTCGACCATCCGGGTGATCACCAGGTCCGGGCTGCCGGTGAAGTCGGGGCCCTCGATGTGTCGGTCATAGGCCTCCTTGCCGTGGATCCGATACCACCCGAAATTCGTCCATCGGATGTCGTCGGTGAGACACGACAGGATCTGATCGTGGTCGGACTTGTTGAACCCATCGACGTACCTCTGGACAGTCTTCTTGTTCTCCGACATGCCGCTCCCTAGGTGTCCGAGCCCCGAGCGGGCTCTCACCCAGAAGTCGTAGCCGACACCGCAGTCTCGACATCCCCGGGCGGATGCCCGCGGACGATCGTCCGAACTGGGCAGCCTGGGCGCGCGTGGAGGTCATCCGCCACCGCATCGCGGCCTGCCTACAGTGCGACCTTTATCTGTCGAAGGAGAGCCGAGACGGTTCGACGCCGGTTGCCGGTGGGCCGAGTTGAAAGTCCCAGATGATGGCGACGGGTTGATCGCGATAGGCAGCGTTGGTCGCGGCAGCGGTCCAACAATGGAGCGACCAGATGTCCGGCGGCTCCTTGGTGGGAACGGGGTTCTCGGGGGGCTTGTCGTCGGGGTCGACGGTCGGGTAACCAAGGCGGGGTTCCTCGCAATGGCGGACCTGCAGGCCGAGTGGCAGCGCCGCGGCCAGGTAGTCGCTGGTTCGATGGTG
Above is a window of Mycobacteriales bacterium DNA encoding:
- a CDS encoding aminoglycoside phosphotransferase family protein; amino-acid sequence: MVSLGESTNRVWALTLGDHRYVLRQRLDGSAASVRKEAYLSGLLAARDVPAPRVLAAATGEHVAVLSTYVEGVGLDQALGSLTRHELASTWRSVGDVLRGVHEIGLGTAGEIVGDRIKSFAGGWAAWSTGHLADDLVWLRDRVADGIPISAARIDRFADLARDALADAPVRLIHNDALPQNILVAPGADGWRCTGVLDWEFARAGDPRWDLATLDLRPAHLVPEAFYEGYGTHPREPHATIYEVLALAWKTRAQLEGRGDWSWTPLAARLAYLRDLAEHLARI
- a CDS encoding NUDIX domain-containing protein, with translation MSVQRAQLPDWATRFPQLFAPDYWAWADTDIQFSLERPPETLVSHIHLICRTSGGIVVCGAEGRRFLPGGTRDPGEGVEDTARRELLEEAGATLKGPLRWLGARRGDHRRPEPYRPHLPHPVSYWLYAVADVTVDRPPSCPPGGEQVTDVLILPPAEAAAWLAEGEDVPVADLVRLASAMGLV
- a CDS encoding sigma-70 family RNA polymerase sigma factor, giving the protein MTDRQPLGELLRDLTPQVLGALAGRSTDFAACEDAVQEALLAASMQWPADGWPENPRGWLITVAERRLHDAFRSESARRNRETHEAALAVSSPHAEEPSEETGHGDDTLILLFMCCHPALSPPSQLALTLRAVGGLTTAEIAREFMVPESTMAQRISRAKSRIRATGVSFRLPSEAERPDRLRVVLHVLYLVFTEGHTSTAGPVLHRADLTSEAIRLARILHRLLPDDGEVTGLLALMLLTDARRGARTDASGALVPLADQDRAAWDHAAIEEGIALISATLGTVAAGPYQVQAAIAAIHGEARSAADTDWTQILLLYRVLDDLSPNPMTRLNMAVAAAMVDGPYAGLAIVAGVEQEEGVDLSHRIDAVRGHLLEMSGDLPGARTAYRLAAQKTMSMPEQRYLERQAARLERETE
- a CDS encoding YciI family protein — encoded protein: MKYLVMLYDAPNIRESMSPELIEQMQTLLAELKESGELVGVEALADPSRTRTVKFPGSVPAVTDGPYAEVKEQMGGFVLLDVEDEQRAIDIASRWPPSVVSAVEVRPLMNPGADPQ
- a CDS encoding nuclear transport factor 2 family protein, producing MSENKKTVQRYVDGFNKSDHDQILSCLTDDIRWTNFGWYRIHGKEAYDRHIEGPDFTGSPDLVITRMVEEDDVVMAEMTVEVRRATGELARMAMGEVFVMRDAKIMERRGYVIELRENDYR